A window of Infirmifilum lucidum contains these coding sequences:
- a CDS encoding ATP-binding protein: MSTTLRLVGRIVEEATPESFIFVTSKEEHPPKFEYVAVKSRERVSGRLEEVYVLAQVVGVVSRSSAFTSRLDLETLERVYSAGIDDSNILCMARTLGFLANEDGRKAVLMPRRALFPGNPVYLAPDELVREFFSYSPDEGLHIGSLVSRPSIPVYLSLNGFRRHVAVIAQTGAGKSYTVGVMLEELLRLGGTAIVIDPHADYVFLSRTRDMRRHEFSDRILIFRNPNSTGRYSPEQLDNVHELVFKFSELDGDEVAEIAGIPEGWANVRSAIREAVKALREEKKAGYTVRDLLEKLERMSRTLDERKKREAASRAYAHLRGLAKFTVFGDRTTPVKDEILRPGHVSILDLSGLNDASQDYIVSRVLEEVFALRSTGQFPSPVFVVIEEAHRFVPSKAAKRKTMSAQIINTIAAEGRKFGVFLILVTQRPSKIDADTLSQCNSQIILRITNPLDQRAVAESSERLGEELMKDLPGLNVGEAIIVGELTRIPVIVKVRERVTREGGADIDLVEELRKTREELGLATPRAPPPPSGSFSEV, translated from the coding sequence GTGTCCACTACCCTTAGGCTTGTGGGGAGGATTGTAGAGGAGGCGACGCCCGAGAGCTTCATATTCGTCACCTCAAAGGAGGAACACCCCCCGAAGTTCGAGTACGTGGCCGTGAAGTCTAGGGAACGAGTTTCGGGGCGCCTAGAGGAAGTCTACGTGCTCGCGCAAGTCGTCGGAGTGGTGTCCAGAAGTAGCGCCTTTACGTCGAGGCTCGATCTGGAAACGCTCGAGAGAGTCTACAGTGCAGGTATAGATGACTCGAACATACTCTGCATGGCTAGAACCCTCGGTTTTCTGGCGAATGAGGATGGGAGGAAAGCCGTCCTCATGCCGAGAAGGGCCCTCTTCCCGGGTAACCCCGTCTACCTCGCCCCAGACGAGCTGGTAAGAGAGTTCTTCTCTTATAGCCCTGACGAGGGGCTCCATATCGGGAGCCTCGTCTCGAGACCCTCTATTCCAGTCTACCTCAGCTTGAACGGATTTAGGCGGCACGTAGCCGTGATAGCCCAGACCGGTGCAGGGAAATCCTACACTGTAGGAGTGATGCTTGAAGAGCTTCTAAGGCTAGGAGGCACAGCTATAGTCATCGACCCACACGCAGACTACGTTTTCCTGAGCAGGACGCGCGACATGAGGAGGCACGAGTTCTCAGACAGGATACTGATCTTCAGGAACCCTAACAGCACGGGCAGGTACTCGCCGGAGCAGCTCGACAATGTCCATGAGCTCGTCTTCAAGTTCTCAGAGCTCGACGGAGACGAGGTAGCTGAGATTGCAGGCATACCAGAAGGTTGGGCTAACGTTAGGAGCGCTATAAGAGAGGCCGTTAAGGCTCTTAGAGAGGAGAAGAAGGCAGGCTACACGGTAAGAGACCTTCTAGAAAAGCTCGAAAGAATGAGCAGGACGCTAGATGAGAGGAAGAAGCGGGAAGCGGCATCAAGAGCATATGCCCACTTGAGGGGTCTAGCCAAGTTCACCGTGTTCGGCGACAGGACTACACCGGTAAAAGACGAGATACTGCGTCCGGGCCATGTCTCCATACTAGACCTCTCGGGGTTAAACGACGCGAGCCAGGACTACATCGTCAGCAGGGTACTCGAAGAAGTATTCGCTCTGAGGTCAACGGGCCAGTTCCCGTCGCCGGTCTTCGTAGTGATAGAGGAGGCCCACAGGTTTGTCCCGAGTAAGGCCGCTAAGAGGAAGACTATGTCTGCCCAGATAATCAATACGATCGCGGCCGAAGGGAGGAAATTCGGTGTCTTCCTGATACTCGTGACCCAGAGGCCGAGCAAGATTGACGCCGACACTTTAAGCCAGTGCAACAGCCAGATAATCCTGAGGATAACGAACCCGCTTGACCAGAGGGCTGTAGCAGAGTCCAGCGAGAGACTGGGAGAAGAACTCATGAAGGATCTCCCGGGGCTCAACGTTGGAGAGGCGATAATCGTCGGCGAATTAACACGTATACCCGTCATAGTCAAGGTTCGCGAGAGGGTGACGAGAGAGGGCGGTGCAGATATAGACCTCGTAGAGGAGCTTAGGAAGACTAGGGAGGAGCTCGGCCTCGCAACGCCTAGAGCCCCTCCGCCTCCTAGCGGCAGCTTCTCGGAGGTGTAA
- a CDS encoding metallophosphoesterase family protein, whose translation MIRVVHTADNHLDPKLGFMGAKAQERRLDFYKSFLKVVEFSLETRPHILLVSGDLFDSVNPRNPIRTRVLQAFRRLSSEGVRIFAIGGNHDMPRSQEEGMSPLSELEAAGYVTFFSELNQFRVEHINVEGYDVAVTGLSYDHTLEASSNPLRYYNLKIPLEGDVNIAMLHYNFAGFNIPRNWAAPTITPEDVPEGLDYLALGHLHAHSHAVIKNAYVVYPGSTERRSFNEESDEKKGFVYTEINPSRGVVLRFNEVPTRRLRTVEVQVDESVENPTARVLASVPAPDPQMILRIVVSGRVALERLSKYSRAEILKRLSDRFFYTVIDDSELKCIIKEIRVSLDTASPIESYKQYVEEAMKNASADELSVWKRALNVGLRVLQEVGAW comes from the coding sequence ATGATAAGAGTCGTGCACACCGCCGATAACCACCTTGACCCCAAATTGGGCTTTATGGGCGCCAAGGCCCAGGAGAGGCGCCTGGACTTCTACAAGTCATTCCTAAAGGTTGTCGAGTTCTCGCTAGAGACCAGGCCCCACATACTCTTGGTCTCCGGGGACTTGTTCGACTCGGTAAACCCGAGGAACCCTATACGGACGAGGGTCTTGCAGGCATTCAGGAGACTTAGCTCAGAGGGCGTCAGGATTTTCGCCATAGGCGGCAACCACGACATGCCGCGCTCGCAGGAGGAGGGGATGTCGCCGCTAAGCGAACTCGAAGCCGCAGGGTACGTAACCTTCTTCTCAGAGCTCAACCAGTTTAGAGTAGAGCACATAAACGTTGAAGGCTACGATGTGGCCGTTACTGGGCTGTCTTACGACCACACGCTGGAGGCCTCTTCTAACCCGCTCCGGTACTACAACCTCAAGATACCGCTAGAGGGCGACGTGAACATAGCCATGCTACACTACAATTTTGCGGGCTTCAACATCCCCAGGAACTGGGCTGCCCCAACTATAACGCCAGAGGACGTACCCGAGGGCCTCGACTACCTCGCGCTGGGCCACCTACACGCGCACTCTCACGCTGTCATCAAGAACGCATACGTAGTCTACCCCGGGAGCACTGAGAGGAGGAGCTTCAACGAGGAGTCGGACGAGAAGAAAGGCTTCGTCTACACAGAGATCAATCCCTCAAGGGGCGTCGTGCTACGCTTCAACGAGGTTCCTACTAGGCGCCTGAGGACTGTTGAAGTCCAGGTCGACGAGAGCGTCGAGAACCCCACCGCGCGCGTCCTGGCCTCTGTGCCGGCCCCAGACCCCCAGATGATCCTGAGGATCGTGGTTTCCGGGAGAGTTGCGCTAGAGAGGCTCTCGAAGTACAGCAGGGCCGAGATCCTGAAGAGGCTTAGCGACCGCTTCTTCTACACAGTGATTGACGACTCGGAGCTCAAGTGCATCATCAAGGAGATCCGGGTCTCGCTCGACACAGCCTCTCCGATAGAGTCCTACAAGCAGTACGTCGAAGAGGCGATGAAAAACGCTAGCGCAGACGAGCTGAGTGTTTGGAAGAGGGCCCTCAATGTTGGGCTACGAGTCCTACAAGAGGTGGGGGCATGGTAG
- a CDS encoding AAA family ATPase has translation MVVIRSLRAINFRRLNIPEPLQLDRGFIIIKGRNEAGKSTLIEATLFGIYGDHQAIGAIRGNPQRGYAEVVNHRSRRALVEVEFEVEGRRYRVVRELEREGDSIKQTSARLIEVTSSERLIATGVKAVNEEVQRILRVSWREMLTTNIVAQKDLERIIEMSKGDRERIINLMMGLESYNKAISILDEERREKERRKSELEKSIRELEGKIGELEKLKEAIVEWRNALRNIQDELPKLLEREKTLKLARDYLEELYKALMARSKIESEIKVLEGQAKTLRQAIEDAERRLREYESELKAISEKRPLVAQELDKIGSELKQVQEMLRKSSELLLEMKRYYNEREEIVSRINRLAERISSSELEVKRLEAARAEIEELRAQKSRLEERLSHLSTPLWVKVGAVVSLSVAVLSLLLLNPLVSALVSLPGIALALIAAWRVKLQHSLRDQVVKLESELKAREALIPSFERERSVLEELLKEKSALEARVKELEELVSRVVGEYGLGRESLADAIDALEGEVERLKSREEELRRGLAELEAEEKALEDVEKRRRNDVEDLQRQLEELRSGLGRVEEERRRLEEEYRGIALPHPPQELASLAESGALTPQTPTLDTVKAAIGRVVDELNKIAQTRATWETRMLDLRERIREAEEKVSQLDKLRGDAEALRSELQQAEEDIAVALKAIEAMREISKKRREAFAPSVENYMSWVISYFTDGRYRAVKLNPENYDIEVYDSEAGRWMRRDIYSGGTNDQFLLAMRIAFTLTLLPGAKGSYPRFLVLDEPLGSSDVERRERIMKFFTGELTRYFDQIFLITHVDVDEPPNSTVVYIEDGRIARVSRVEQPEEQ, from the coding sequence ATGGTAGTCATAAGGAGCCTAAGGGCGATCAACTTCAGGAGACTGAATATCCCAGAGCCGCTACAGCTGGACAGGGGCTTTATAATAATCAAGGGGCGCAACGAGGCCGGCAAGTCTACACTAATAGAGGCTACACTCTTCGGCATATACGGCGACCACCAGGCTATTGGAGCCATAAGGGGCAACCCGCAGAGGGGGTATGCAGAAGTCGTTAACCACAGGTCGCGGCGCGCCCTCGTAGAAGTAGAATTTGAGGTCGAGGGGAGGAGATACAGAGTTGTACGGGAGCTGGAGAGGGAGGGAGACTCCATCAAGCAGACTAGTGCTAGGCTTATTGAAGTGACGAGTAGTGAGAGGCTTATCGCGACGGGAGTCAAGGCCGTTAACGAGGAAGTCCAGAGAATCCTCCGCGTCTCGTGGCGGGAAATGCTGACTACGAATATCGTGGCGCAGAAGGATCTCGAGAGGATAATTGAGATGAGTAAGGGGGACAGGGAGAGGATTATAAACCTCATGATGGGTCTCGAGAGCTACAACAAGGCTATCTCCATTCTAGACGAGGAGAGGCGTGAGAAGGAGAGGAGGAAGAGCGAGCTCGAGAAGAGCATTAGGGAGCTCGAGGGGAAAATTGGAGAGCTCGAGAAGCTCAAGGAGGCGATCGTGGAGTGGAGAAATGCTCTCAGGAACATCCAAGACGAGCTCCCCAAGCTCCTGGAGAGGGAGAAGACCCTAAAGCTGGCCAGAGACTACCTGGAAGAGCTCTACAAAGCCCTGATGGCGAGGTCGAAGATAGAGAGCGAAATTAAGGTCCTAGAGGGGCAGGCAAAAACCCTACGCCAGGCCATAGAGGACGCTGAGAGGCGACTGAGAGAATACGAGAGTGAGTTGAAAGCTATCAGCGAGAAGAGGCCTCTCGTCGCCCAGGAGCTCGACAAGATAGGTAGCGAGCTCAAACAGGTGCAGGAGATGCTGCGCAAGAGCTCAGAGCTTCTCTTGGAGATGAAGAGGTACTACAATGAACGGGAAGAAATTGTGAGCAGGATTAATCGGCTTGCCGAGCGGATCTCAAGCTCCGAGCTCGAGGTAAAGCGCTTGGAGGCAGCCCGTGCTGAAATCGAAGAGCTTAGGGCACAGAAGAGCAGGCTGGAAGAGAGGCTTTCTCACCTCTCTACACCCCTCTGGGTTAAGGTAGGAGCTGTAGTATCACTGTCCGTTGCGGTTCTATCCCTGCTTCTGCTAAACCCACTGGTCTCGGCTTTAGTGTCCCTACCCGGCATTGCCCTGGCACTAATTGCTGCCTGGAGGGTGAAACTCCAGCACTCCCTGAGAGATCAGGTTGTGAAGCTGGAGTCAGAGCTGAAGGCCAGGGAGGCCCTTATCCCGAGCTTCGAAAGAGAGAGAAGCGTGCTCGAAGAACTGCTCAAGGAGAAAAGTGCCCTTGAGGCGCGAGTCAAAGAACTCGAGGAACTGGTGTCTAGAGTTGTCGGCGAATATGGGCTTGGCAGAGAGTCACTTGCAGACGCCATAGATGCTCTGGAGGGAGAGGTTGAAAGGCTCAAGTCCCGGGAAGAGGAGCTCAGGAGGGGCCTGGCAGAACTAGAGGCCGAGGAGAAGGCCCTGGAGGATGTCGAGAAGAGAAGGAGGAACGATGTCGAAGACCTCCAGAGGCAGCTCGAGGAGCTAAGGTCAGGGCTTGGCCGTGTGGAGGAAGAGAGGAGGCGCTTAGAGGAAGAGTACAGAGGTATAGCGCTACCACACCCCCCTCAGGAATTGGCAAGTCTAGCCGAAAGCGGAGCACTCACGCCACAAACCCCTACACTTGACACGGTTAAAGCCGCGATAGGCCGTGTGGTAGACGAGCTGAATAAGATTGCGCAGACTCGCGCCACGTGGGAGACGCGCATGCTAGACCTCAGGGAGAGGATTAGAGAGGCCGAAGAGAAGGTATCCCAGCTGGACAAGCTGAGAGGCGACGCGGAAGCTCTCCGTAGCGAGTTACAGCAAGCCGAAGAAGACATTGCAGTCGCGCTAAAGGCAATCGAGGCCATGAGGGAGATCTCTAAGAAGAGGCGCGAGGCTTTCGCGCCAAGCGTTGAGAACTACATGAGCTGGGTTATCTCGTACTTTACAGATGGGAGGTACAGGGCTGTCAAGCTAAACCCGGAGAACTACGACATAGAGGTATACGACTCTGAGGCTGGGAGGTGGATGCGCAGGGACATATACTCCGGGGGCACAAACGACCAGTTCCTGCTCGCCATGAGGATAGCCTTCACACTAACTCTGCTACCGGGCGCTAAGGGCTCCTACCCGAGGTTCCTGGTGCTCGACGAGCCCCTGGGGTCTTCAGACGTCGAGAGGAGAGAGCGTATAATGAAGTTCTTCACGGGTGAGCTCACAAGGTACTTCGACCAGATATTCCTCATAACTCACGTCGACGTAGACGAGCCCCCAAACTCGACGGTTGTTTACATAGAGGATGGGCGCATAGCAAGGGTTAGCAGGGTGGAGCAACCCGAGGAACAGTAA
- a CDS encoding RpiB/LacA/LacB family sugar-phosphate isomerase, whose protein sequence is MRVAVGSDDVYNIALFVAQELERRGFEVVKMGALATGKPYPWPKVGLEVAQLVAEGKVNTGIVICYTGTGVSIAANKVRGVRAALCFDAKTARGARLWNDANVLALSARLLSEEVAKEILDEWFSTREIDPSEKENIEFVKRIDSER, encoded by the coding sequence ATGAGAGTCGCCGTCGGCTCAGACGACGTCTACAACATTGCTCTCTTCGTGGCTCAGGAGCTTGAGAGAAGAGGCTTCGAGGTCGTGAAGATGGGTGCTCTTGCAACCGGGAAACCATACCCCTGGCCTAAGGTTGGCCTAGAAGTCGCCCAGCTAGTGGCAGAGGGCAAGGTGAATACAGGCATAGTTATATGCTACACGGGAACTGGTGTGAGTATAGCCGCGAACAAGGTTAGGGGCGTGCGCGCCGCTCTCTGCTTTGACGCAAAGACAGCTAGAGGGGCTAGGCTCTGGAACGACGCAAACGTTCTAGCGCTAAGTGCTAGGCTTCTCTCTGAGGAAGTAGCGAAGGAAATCCTGGACGAGTGGTTCTCCACGAGGGAAATCGACCCATCAGAGAAGGAGAACATAGAGTTCGTTAAGAGGATTGACTCCGAGAGGTGA
- a CDS encoding LamG domain-containing protein, with the protein MSGLHYGSAGWGFWNHSMVFDISMPIWFIHLQSRGPYLFQGFFVQAGVGFTPVKVYRGSLLLPSAVSRATGGAIGVIIYSHKPALQDLDLTEWHVYRVEWRRGIANFYIDDRLVASLPVKKAGFKARADVWIDNAVFGYNRRDAGQVYRHLTQENRQRTCLEVDYVKVY; encoded by the coding sequence ATGTCTGGCCTGCACTACGGCTCTGCAGGATGGGGTTTCTGGAATCACTCAATGGTCTTCGACATAAGCATGCCTATATGGTTCATACACCTCCAGAGCAGGGGCCCGTACCTGTTCCAGGGCTTCTTCGTACAGGCGGGGGTAGGCTTCACGCCAGTAAAAGTCTACAGGGGCTCTCTTCTACTGCCGAGTGCAGTCTCACGAGCAACGGGCGGGGCGATAGGAGTCATAATATACTCCCACAAGCCAGCCCTCCAGGACTTAGACCTCACAGAGTGGCACGTCTACAGGGTAGAGTGGAGGCGCGGGATAGCAAACTTCTACATTGACGATAGACTGGTGGCGAGCCTCCCCGTCAAGAAAGCCGGTTTTAAGGCGAGAGCAGACGTGTGGATAGACAACGCCGTGTTCGGCTACAACAGGCGTGACGCGGGGCAAGTTTACAGGCACTTGACTCAGGAGAACAGGCAGCGGACATGCCTCGAAGTAGACTACGTTAAAGTGTACTAG
- a CDS encoding C25 family cysteine peptidase: protein MKICTSYPLKILFIILMLLLIFSTDLSIVQSINEKSSEALRYPTEDQGLGINKKSSEERIDYIIITTSKFIDPAMKLASYKNKTGTITKVITMETMSEIEIRNLIKKYYDIYGIRYALLIGDINIIPTAYIFNPAPLSPEEEWYGFNIGYTASDYYYAAFDEIQVEVPTRFDYFPEVFIGRFPARNVEEAHIMVSKTIRWLENIKKEDKITFLIAALGQNPHIPYIKGFIPPSVKVETLIEESLNKETFIKTINELKPHLVVYVGHGYIDSLSNAISIRDLDKLSVKPFIFFADAYLSAAFDTENSLNEQIRRMESLGEALLRHENGAVAYIGATRLVWTNGQMAKYFMASLLLSRNHTIGEALYQSKLHLIHHDFGPYDFWVAGRRGDRIFEMYLRDFLAYNLLGDPQIFVPYKEEARFLEQGLKLSKHERVVINNTILYVGYKFGYKHDKYIQEIFTNIVIDGGELVIENSIVILPEFKPFALYHTGPLVPGMHRAIYEAYSKIILTSQDSKLLIKNSKIVNLLTPYGEEHGLFGATIKVFKGIVDITDSFLITGITVILKETESMNIKLTHYTASFSCNDIKISNVNSFILTWNIVADKLNNVKLEGKFNHIVLTNSKGVFIEKSELEMLDSYSSEVTIVSSSIKGSSDGYNSTMYFINSWMLMWGGSSKSVIYFINSSNTCSAGLWNSIGIVINSRVSAMNLYNASSLIIHNSEVEPLRKDPNSIAYKLSDIFVLKIRPSWIIRNLSYVPTTYYPIVFDSLLFMVRNASYTLKLPLYVHVSDVERYKFDGWYVNGTLVSNETSIDLHGSLINKLIKTLSIPIPALKEPLILPCITIDVKLTAKQYYLEVVSEQGSATGSGWYDEGATAYASISTTIIPIDDKSRWAFQGWSGDARGQGQRSEPIVMNSPKVAVAKWAKEYKVSAYSPVGEIYVCREDGTCMRNLGKSYSGWHPEGSSIEVGVKETSIGFPVRDVFAGWRGLGPYDSEEVSRGVAYVRVDAPKELEAEWRKDYTPLATILAVVSLLGALSVFLAAKGYVARVPLLQALRKTTVKGEGVEGTRVRDYCLERIHEAEGKLKKLEEMKGELDPEVYGKLRKEYLDELEKVRKECPYS, encoded by the coding sequence ATGAAAATATGTACTTCTTACCCATTGAAGATCCTCTTCATAATACTAATGCTCTTATTGATCTTTAGTACTGATCTGAGTATTGTACAAAGCATAAATGAAAAGTCAAGTGAGGCGCTACGATACCCTACAGAAGACCAGGGTCTCGGCATAAATAAAAAGTCAAGTGAGGAGAGGATTGATTACATTATCATAACAACCTCGAAATTTATTGATCCAGCAATGAAATTAGCCTCATATAAAAATAAAACCGGTACGATTACTAAAGTTATCACTATGGAAACAATGAGTGAGATAGAAATAAGGAATTTGATAAAGAAATATTATGATATCTATGGAATAAGATATGCTTTACTAATCGGTGATATTAATATAATACCTACAGCATACATCTTTAATCCTGCTCCTCTTTCTCCTGAAGAAGAATGGTACGGTTTCAATATTGGCTACACTGCAAGTGACTACTACTATGCTGCATTTGATGAAATTCAAGTTGAAGTACCTACTAGATTCGATTATTTTCCAGAAGTTTTCATTGGTAGATTTCCTGCAAGGAATGTGGAAGAAGCTCACATAATGGTTTCAAAAACAATTCGCTGGCTCGAAAATATAAAGAAAGAAGACAAGATTACTTTCCTCATTGCTGCACTAGGGCAAAACCCACATATCCCATATATTAAAGGCTTCATCCCCCCGTCTGTTAAGGTAGAAACCCTTATTGAGGAGTCCTTAAATAAAGAGACATTTATAAAGACGATAAATGAGCTTAAACCTCATCTAGTGGTATATGTAGGACATGGATACATAGATTCTCTTTCAAATGCCATCTCCATAAGAGATCTTGATAAATTGAGCGTCAAACCTTTTATATTCTTTGCTGATGCATATTTATCGGCGGCCTTTGATACGGAGAATTCACTCAACGAGCAAATCCGGAGAATGGAATCACTTGGAGAAGCATTATTGAGGCATGAAAATGGTGCTGTTGCATACATAGGAGCTACGAGGCTTGTATGGACTAATGGACAAATGGCAAAGTACTTCATGGCATCGCTTCTATTATCTAGAAATCATACTATTGGTGAAGCGTTATATCAGTCAAAGCTACATTTAATACACCACGACTTCGGTCCTTACGATTTTTGGGTTGCAGGTAGGAGGGGAGATAGAATTTTTGAGATGTATTTGAGAGACTTCCTTGCCTACAATTTGTTGGGGGATCCTCAAATTTTTGTTCCATATAAGGAGGAAGCCAGGTTTTTAGAGCAGGGATTAAAACTATCCAAACATGAGAGAGTTGTTATTAATAATACGATTCTTTATGTTGGATATAAATTTGGTTATAAACATGATAAGTATATCCAGGAGATATTCACGAATATAGTAATTGACGGTGGAGAGTTAGTAATAGAAAATTCCATTGTCATATTACCTGAATTTAAGCCCTTTGCTCTCTACCATACTGGTCCCCTGGTTCCCGGTATGCACAGAGCAATTTACGAGGCATATTCAAAGATTATTTTAACATCACAAGATTCTAAATTACTCATTAAAAACTCAAAAATCGTAAATCTGCTCACTCCGTATGGGGAAGAGCATGGACTATTTGGAGCTACCATAAAAGTATTTAAGGGAATTGTAGACATTACTGATAGTTTTCTCATTACTGGCATCACCGTAATACTTAAGGAAACGGAATCAATGAATATTAAGCTAACACATTATACAGCTAGTTTCTCATGCAATGATATTAAAATCTCTAATGTTAATAGTTTTATCTTGACATGGAATATTGTAGCAGACAAGCTAAATAATGTTAAATTGGAGGGTAAATTCAATCATATTGTTTTAACAAATTCTAAAGGTGTATTTATTGAGAAATCGGAGCTTGAAATGCTAGATTCATATAGCTCGGAGGTTACAATAGTTAGTTCTAGTATTAAAGGTAGTAGTGATGGTTACAATAGTACAATGTACTTTATTAATAGCTGGATGCTCATGTGGGGTGGTTCCAGTAAAAGCGTGATATATTTTATCAATTCTTCAAATACTTGCAGTGCTGGCTTATGGAATTCAATCGGCATAGTTATTAATTCACGCGTGAGTGCTATGAACTTATATAATGCGTCAAGTTTAATTATACATAACTCAGAAGTAGAGCCCTTACGTAAGGATCCAAACTCCATCGCTTACAAGTTATCTGATATATTCGTTCTTAAAATAAGACCTTCATGGATTATTAGGAACTTATCTTATGTTCCTACCACTTATTATCCTATAGTTTTTGACTCTCTACTATTCATGGTACGTAATGCATCTTATACTTTAAAACTACCACTTTACGTACATGTAAGTGATGTTGAGAGGTATAAATTTGATGGTTGGTATGTAAATGGAACCCTCGTCAGTAATGAAACGAGCATCGATTTACATGGTTCGCTGATTAACAAGCTCATTAAAACGTTATCTATACCCATTCCTGCCCTTAAGGAGCCTTTAATTCTTCCATGTATTACTATCGACGTCAAGTTGACGGCTAAACAATACTACCTTGAAGTTGTCAGCGAGCAGGGCAGTGCAACAGGCTCAGGCTGGTACGACGAGGGGGCGACAGCTTATGCCTCCATCAGCACAACAATTATACCTATTGATGATAAGAGTAGGTGGGCCTTCCAAGGGTGGAGCGGCGATGCCAGGGGGCAGGGGCAGAGGTCTGAGCCTATAGTCATGAACTCCCCGAAGGTAGCTGTGGCAAAGTGGGCTAAAGAGTACAAAGTCTCTGCATATTCTCCTGTAGGGGAAATATACGTCTGTAGAGAGGACGGAACCTGCATGAGAAACCTAGGTAAGAGCTACTCGGGCTGGCACCCTGAGGGCAGTAGCATCGAAGTTGGTGTAAAAGAGACTTCAATAGGCTTTCCCGTACGGGACGTCTTTGCTGGCTGGAGAGGGCTGGGCCCCTATGACTCTGAAGAAGTTAGCAGGGGTGTTGCCTACGTAAGGGTCGACGCCCCCAAAGAGCTAGAGGCTGAGTGGAGGAAGGACTATACGCCGCTCGCAACCATACTAGCTGTCGTCTCACTGCTCGGTGCCCTGTCTGTATTCCTCGCCGCTAAAGGTTACGTTGCACGCGTGCCTCTCCTCCAGGCATTGAGGAAGACTACAGTTAAGGGAGAGGGAGTAGAGGGTACGCGCGTTAGGGACTACTGCCTCGAGAGGATCCATGAAGCAGAGGGTAAGCTCAAAAAACTCGAAGAGATGAAGGGAGAGCTAGACCCAGAAGTCTACGGCAAGCTCAGGAAGGAATACCTCGACGAGCTTGAGAAAGTAAGGAAAGAGTGCCCCTACTCCTAG
- a CDS encoding DUF554 family protein — MRHTEEEKSMLGTLVNTVAVLVGSTLGVLAGKRIPSRVVSFLPEVIGLFTVSPGISMASCWWLGCLLLPLTRGRGS; from the coding sequence TTGAGACACACCGAAGAGGAAAAGTCGATGCTCGGGACGCTAGTCAACACTGTTGCGGTGCTAGTGGGGTCTACTCTGGGTGTTTTAGCCGGGAAGAGGATTCCGAGTAGAGTTGTGAGCTTCCTCCCGGAGGTCATCGGGCTATTCACGGTATCGCCCGGCATCTCGATGGCTTCTTGCTGGTGGCTTGGTTGTCTACTTCTACCGCTCACACGTGGAAGGGGCTCGTAG
- a CDS encoding pyridoxal-phosphate dependent enzyme — protein MEDDSSSKRPVVKLLGLQTPLLRLRSLGKVLGFDGIPVYLKYEGVNPTGTHKDRAARAHVARAVELGMDTITVGTCGNYGVAISYFARQAGLRSVVFVPKSYENSRVEEMKRYGARVVFVDGSYEEAVELSSRAARANGWYDANPGTPSDEVSFEAYSAIAGEIVSELGDAPYAVAVPVGNGTTLAGIYLGFLRAYREGEATRIPRLIAGTTALGNQIAASWRRGSVEPVTMSWSKVKETPVNEPLVAYKSLSAAEALEALVATKGRVYEFSDEELVEMAMLLRVFERVSSLPASASSVLALKSFLSLEEVDGPLVAVITGRWRRIKH, from the coding sequence GTGGAAGACGACTCGTCTAGTAAACGCCCCGTAGTTAAACTGCTGGGGCTCCAGACACCCCTCCTCCGCCTCCGCTCTCTCGGCAAGGTTCTCGGGTTTGATGGTATCCCGGTCTACCTGAAGTATGAGGGTGTAAACCCGACGGGAACGCACAAGGACAGGGCTGCCAGGGCGCATGTTGCTAGAGCCGTAGAGCTAGGCATGGACACAATCACTGTTGGCACGTGCGGCAACTACGGCGTCGCTATCTCTTACTTTGCCAGGCAGGCGGGCCTGCGCTCTGTAGTTTTTGTCCCCAAGTCGTACGAGAACAGCAGAGTCGAGGAAATGAAGAGGTACGGCGCACGCGTCGTCTTCGTCGATGGGTCTTACGAGGAGGCCGTAGAGCTCAGCTCTAGAGCGGCCAGGGCCAACGGATGGTACGACGCAAACCCTGGGACTCCTTCGGATGAAGTGAGCTTCGAAGCATACAGCGCTATAGCCGGTGAGATAGTGAGCGAGCTCGGGGATGCCCCCTATGCTGTAGCAGTTCCTGTCGGCAACGGGACAACACTCGCTGGCATATACCTCGGCTTCCTCAGGGCATATCGCGAGGGCGAGGCAACGAGGATCCCAAGACTTATAGCCGGGACTACAGCCCTGGGAAACCAGATCGCGGCGAGCTGGAGGAGGGGCTCGGTGGAGCCTGTAACGATGTCATGGTCTAAAGTCAAGGAGACGCCTGTCAACGAGCCTCTAGTGGCCTACAAGTCTCTTAGCGCCGCCGAGGCCCTCGAGGCGCTGGTTGCGACAAAAGGGAGAGTTTACGAGTTTAGCGATGAGGAGCTCGTTGAAATGGCTATGCTCTTGAGGGTCTTCGAGAGAGTGAGCTCCCTGCCGGCTTCAGCTTCTTCCGTGCTCGCCCTGAAGAGTTTCCTGTCCCTGGAGGAAGTCGACGGCCCCCTGGTGGCGGTGATTACGGGGAGATGGAGACGGATAAAGCACTGA